Sequence from the Zeugodacus cucurbitae isolate PBARC_wt_2022May chromosome 5, idZeuCucr1.2, whole genome shotgun sequence genome:
aaaataaatctaaGCCTCGAGCTTGTAACTTACTTACATTACAAGTACTTACATTAGGTTGAGCCCTTTTCACAGGAGTTTGTGCGTGTTTCTTAGATatcgattttataaattttccacaTTAAGATCTGTATTCTGATTAATCATCATATTActtccttcataccaaattcaaatttctgAATTGAAAATCACAGCAGCCAGGCGAATGAAGGCGACAGCACTGAGAACAAGGCCAACGTGAAGCAGCGGGGGACAAAAACCGTTTCAAGCGACTGCTGTCACTCCACTGCGGTTACGGCGGTCGTCGCCCATCAGCTCACCGCCATCAGTAAAATGGTTACATAGCAATACGCAGCCGCTGAGCTAGCGCTTAGCAAGCTAAGCAACTGACAGACCACTTCGAGCTTACTTAAGGCAAACTTAGTTCGTGGCAAAACGATGCGAAACTGTGTAAACAAAGCGAACTGTGTTGCATTTACTGCTTTGTCGCATGCAACATTggcatgttgttgttttatgtgaaTGTTGTGACCAAATCTTTTGTTGTAAACGACCGGCATAGTAGATGCGATGGGCTCATACAGATTGTGTTGACAAAATTTGAACGTGACCAAACGGTAGCAGAGTAAAATGCATACCTGAAGCATTGGCAAACATATATTACAACAACCACAGTGTGACCCGCAGTCCTAATGGCAAATACAGTGTTTAAGTTTTCCACttttgcagcaaatattttcgaaatccaTATCTAACAGTAGAATATGACAATTGACTATTCCATATACAGCATAGAATGAGGTTCGCGTATACTGAAGACTATTATCCACTGAATTCACGTTCCTGATGTTATGGAATTATTTCAAGgtcgaataataataaaatcgagAAATTTGAAGTACCTCTTTAATGGTTCTCGttatattttcggaaatttttccaattttaaacCAATTTGTTACCAGCAACTCCACTAGGACCAGATATACGATCCCTAAAGTAAACTGCACTTCGAAACatataatactatataaattCTTTCGGAATACATACTTTAGTTTGGTCGAAAGTAGGTCATATCAAACTTTTTAGAGGTAGGTATTTTAAATGTACAAAAACGAGAGCAAAACACAGtgatttttgcttaaaatattcTTCACCCCAAATCCAACCAATAAAAACGAACAAAGTATAAAAGCTGATAGACTGTGGGCGAGATGAAGTAGGAGCCATTTCGGTGCCATGTACTCGACCCGAAACTGCAATCAACATGTAGTTGTACAGTGCCAGCATCACCCCGGCACAGTACTCCCCGCCAACGAAAACACTGCAAACAGAAAACCGAGCTGCACAACCACAAAGCTACGGCGGCGGTAGACAAAAATCGAATCGAATTCGGAAGAAATGGTTCATGCCACGTACCAAGCTTGGGCATTTAACTGATTGCGCCGATTGCCGCAGTGCAcaacagaaaaaacaacgaaaaataCCAACAACTACGGGAGGAGAGAGCAATAAcattaccaacaacaataataacattaCATTGAAGATCTGTAAAGTGATTGCAACAGGAGCGACAATTTCACATTCGAAAGTGGCAACAATAGGTGGCGACAGTGGTAACAGCAGTAGCCGTCGCCAGCAAACGTTTGCACCCATTTAGACTTAATATCCACTCAGACAAAGTTTGTTGCCAATCTCACTCACGGTGCTGTTGTCGGTGCATGGTTTCTATGTTGCAACATACGTACCTCAGCCACCCTCACACAATGTAAACATGGCACGATACACGACTtcgcaaacaacagcaacagcagcaacaacaatgcaaacagTAGCAATACCGCTagtcaaaacaaaagcaaacagtgATGACCATCACTTGACACAGTAGCCAAGGAATCCAGCTGAGTCCTTGTCATCGCGGCCAGCTGCGCTCTTGCCGAGGTGGCAGAGCAATTCTAGGTCGGATCATAATCGTTCGAAATGTACCCAGCTGCGTCATATGCTTATGGAACAGCTGCGTCTTGCATATACTCGCATTGTGTTGGCATCGATGATAACGTTGAATTACAAGCGGATTCATCATTTTACCATTGCAATGAGATAACACAGCGGTAAGAAAGGTGAGGTGTGGTATGCAAAGGTCGGCTTATAAGGAAACATATATTCCCTTCAGAATGACATCTACGGTGAAATCGGGTGGTTATCTGAGGATCGCCAAAAGCTCCGTATCTACCTCTTCTTATTAGAATCAATACTATACCGACTAAGGACCCAAAAGAGGGTATTCCAGACATTTCTGGTGATCTGACTCCTAATATTCGCAACAAGATGGTGAACGTTTTAATAGTCACTAATTGTACCAGAGTCTTATTAAAAGTTTCAAAGCTCACAGTAGTGTAAGTGATCTATGTTGATGTTCTGCGGCTCTGCTTCAGACACTCTTAGGTAGAGATGATTCAATTGAAAATGGTTCGGTCTCTGGTCTTCGATGGCATCTAAGGCAGTAACACTAAGATAATACTTTGTTTTTGAAGTTATTTGAGCTATGAAGCTACAAGTCTTGGCTTTTCAACAAATAATTGTGTATTGAAGCAATCTAGAAAAAGGAACATGTGAGGTAATATTAAAAGCCACAACTAAATCAAGTTGTATAGAATAAGAGCCACTTTTAAATCTCCGTTCTCTCTCCAAAGTTTTTGatcagttaaaaattaaaaaaattcaaacttcTATTTCTAGGCTTAACCATCTGTGACTAATGTGGTAGTCTAGCAGACACCAACAGATACAAAAGAGTATTTTGTACCGTTATTTTCCATACATCTACTCTCTCGTTCTCTGTACCTTCTTATTGTGTACTCGTCCCATATGTTATTTTGTTCAGATCAATTGAACACGTCTCATTTAGAACTATATCACGTCAGTCACAGAGGGCTAATGGTCTAGTTTTGAAACAGACTAAATAAAAATCCaacaattaatgaaaaaatgaaactttttattataaaaaaacttaacattCAAATACGCATAAGATGCTGGAAACGCGGGTACATCACTTTCTCAAATGTAGGAACCCCAACCAATGTACATGGCAGCCAAATTGTCAATACTTGTAGCTTCTGCAATCAGAAAATTTACTTGACCTTCGGTGGAGAGAGGCATGCTATTGGCCTGAGTGCGCTTGACCTGTAAATATGTTCAAttgttaaaatgttttattgctGAATTAAATAATCGTGAAGACGTACATAGCCTTGCAGTCTTTCCTCGATGCGACGCACATCCATCAATGCCTTTGGATCGGTCAACTCCAATGAGGGTTTGGTCTTACCGCTAAAACTACGATTCAGCGCCACGAGATCATAAACGAATGGTCGCAAAACCGACATCAACGTTTTCGATTGCTTTTTCAGCACACGAATTGTTATCTCACAGCAACGTCGGTACAGGCCTTCTACACCCAGTGGACCCATGGCATAGACCATGTTGTGTGTAAGACGGAAGGGCACTAATTCCGGATATGCAAAGAGTTCGCCTTGATTGAAGAGGCAATTGAAATCTACATGCACTGCATCACCAGTCGTCTCATCGAAGAGCAAGTTTTCACCATGTCGATCACCCAACCCGAGAATATAGCCTACCATAGACATAACTGCCACGGTTTTGACGTAAGCGCAACGCGCCTCATACCAGCTGTTCGGTGTAGAAAATCGGCGACGTAGCCACTCCTGGAAGACAGGCGGATGTGCGGGCAGTAGCGTGTCTAGAAACACGCTGCGCTTCTTTTCTATTGGATCCGTTCGAGGCAACGCACACTGACGCAGCATACGATCGGGTAAACCCAAGCCGCGCATGCGATAGACCGAGTTACAAATTGCGCGGAAGGAATTCAATTTAGGCAGCCACTCCACCAGACCACATTCCTCGTTAAATGGAATGGCAGCGTAGGTGCGTATGCGAAGGCAACGATGACGTGCCTGGGTAGGAAAGTAGAATGTGAGAATTAGCAATGCTtgatgttctacaaaaacaaatgtttacctGTGAGTCTTGATGCAGGAACCTTTTGACCAATCCATTAAATTCCATTAAACGAAAGTCTTTTCGCAAATCATCTTTCGGTTTCACCATCACCTCGTAGCACTTACCGTCGCTGCATTGGATCGTAATCTTTTTCGGCTTCGCCGCTGAGCGCAACACTGTGATCTCCTCTTTGATGCCGCTAATGTAAATCTGTTGATAGGGAAATGGATTCGCAGGCACGGACGATGGACTTGTCGATGTGGAGGATAGCGACGATGATGAGGAGGATGACGACGTTCGCTCTAAGTTGCCCAGCGACAAATTCAAGTCCAACGACGAAGTGCCAGATGTCAGTGGGAACGACGCTTGCATATACTTCTCGAAAGGTAGcaaaatgttcgaaaatttcgGATCTTCAAATAATTTAGGCAATTGTTTAACAAGCGCGCTCAGTTCGTAGGTGCGATCGTGTGCCACGTCTTTGTTCGTCAACTCAATCAAACGTTCGGCAAGTATATTGAAGTCGTTGAGCTGTTTTTGGAATTGAGGCTTTGCGAGGCGCGCGTCTGTAAAAATCAATTTGCAGCGCTTTACACGATTCGTTTGTGCCGACTTGAGTATTGGCAATAGCATCCACAAAGATTGCTGTGGAAAATGTTCCAACAACTTAATAACAATAGTGCGAAGTACAGCGAATACATCGGCCGACGGATGACATATGCGACTCAACAATTGTGAGAAAGCCGTGTAGAAGATGGCGGTGGGCAGCGCATTGGCACAGTTGTTTAAGAGTTCATTCATTTTCTTTGCCACCTCTTGCATGTAAGTCGCCTTCGTAGCGAGTGCCGGGTCGCTGGATGTGGCCTCACAAACCGAAGCGCAGCGCGAAGTGTAGTCCAGCCAAAGGCTCAGCAGTCGCGGCAGTGATTGATAAACATTCTCACAACCGCTCTTTAATGACTTTGCGTAGTTTACCATGATATCTAGCAGCAGCTTGCGACCGGTATCGCCTTGTTGCTGTTCCGCCGAAAACGATTCATAGATCTTCTCCATATACTGCGCCAACTGCACATAACATTTTTCAGAATTGTGATTGCCAAGTATGGCTTCACGAAAGTAGCGCAGATTCAACTCGGCGCAGCTGTTCATTGACTCGGCGCTGTAGGTGGCTTGCAGATATTTCGCTTCCGCATAGAGCGCGCGATCACCCGCGCTGAGTGTGCGTACGTTGCGCTCGCACTGCGTTTCCATGCGCTCCAACTGCTCCTCGAGCAACTTGAACGCATGCGCCTGATCGCCTTTCTGCCACAAAAGTTTCGCCTTCTCGATGAAGAGCGTCTTCGGCGCATACTCCGCCGCTTTCATTATGCATAGCTGCGCTTGCTGCAAGCTACCCGCTTCGCGATACATCTGCACACTGCGCAGCCATAACTTGCCGATTTCAGCATCAATGGTGTCCACAACGTTTTGACTCAACGTTTttggctgtgtgtttggtgaagCGGCGGAAAGCAAGCGCTTGCTTTCAACGAGTAGATTGCGGCGGAAGCAGAGTATAGGTTCCATGACGCGCACCACCGGCTGCAACACGCACAAACGCCTATCCCAGTCGGTGAAGAACTCGCGGACATTCGTAAGACAATGCGTAGCTTTTGCTGCATCGCCATAGCAGTCAATTACCTCGTGCGTCAGTTGCTTATTCTTCTCCATCTCATTGAGCAAATGCAGTTTGACAACATCTTCATAGGAATACGGATATGATTTGTGATTTATAACCGAGCAACTGCGCATTGTCGCCAACACATTACGACGTATCTCATCCAAATGTTGTGTGAAATCTGACAACTCGGTTGCTTGCTCTTTTGAGGGCATGTCGACGATAGGTTTTCGGTAAAGTAAGAACGCTTCGGCGCATTGTATATTCCAATTGGACGTTTTCCGACGTACAACTGAGTCCTCGAGCAGCTCTTGCAGTTCATCGTATCGTCCCAGACGCCATAGTAGTTCCGATTTACATTCTTTAAAATAATCGTCCGTGTAGTGATCGGTTAACTTCTGCCAAAGCCCATCGGTGATTAGCAGCGCCGTTTCGGGCGTATCCATGCGTAAATAACAGTTAATCATGCCTTTTATATGCTCCTGACTGATGGGCTCGTCGCTGCACATTAACTGTTCGTAGCAGGTCTGCAACTCTTGCGGCCGATCCACGATGCGATTGACCATAATCTCTTCGTCGAGGCTGAGGCTCGTCTTCTTCACATATACAGCACCTTCGACTGAATCAGCGTCCAGCAGCTCGCCATGTATCTCTATCAGAAATGAAATTTGCTCCTGCAGGCGTTGATGTGTGTCCGTCTCCTCAATATACGCCTCCAAGTACATTAGTGCGCGCGCATATTCATCGGAGTGATAATTGGCCTTGGCTATCAATAGTTTGTTGAAGCGTTGCAGAAAATCACGTACACACTTATAATTTTTATCGGCCTCATTCACCTTACCGCCAACACTGTTTATGCGTTGCCATTCGCGCACCCAACGCTGCAGAAAGTCAATTTGTTCCGAACACAGTTTCGTGCAGGTGCGTCCAATGTGTTCCAGCCCATCATATTGCGCCGTCTGACCGTTGCGCGTCCGTTGCGCCGACTCACCCGCTGTTGATAAATCAGTGGCGTATTTAGCCGAAACGAACTCCTTCAGACCCGATGCCTCGTAGACCGGTTGTTCGACAATACCGGCACTACTGAAGCTAAAAACCGCCTCAAACTCTTCGTACATCTTTTGCCGTTGACTCTCGTTGCCATCTTGTAGCGCATGCAGTAATATATAAGGGAAAAATGTGATCAGCGTGTTGTTATCGCGTTTTATACTCGGCTTGTAGGAGTTCAGCAAATGCTTCGTTTCATCGGCTTGCACAAAGTCAATGAGACGCGCAGACCAATTGAACGCCCAGTCGGCGTAACTGCGGCAGTAAGAGCTATTGAAAATCGGATGATCGGCGCAGGTACTCTCACGACGAGAATTTGTATAGCACGAAGTGAGCAGTGGCTCCATCACCTGACGCATGCGCGCTGGCAACGCCTCCCACACGTTCAGCTTTTTATTCTCACACGGCGATACGCCACAAACCGCAAGGGTCTCCTGTATGGCCAGAGAAAAATTATCAACGTACTTGGTGTCCTTTTGAAATTGATAGGCGCGACAGAGCTCACTCAGTGCCATTATGGCGAATCCATCGGTGTGCACACTCAGCGGCAGTTCATCGCGCTGTTCGAAAGTGTGGTTCGTGGTTATATAACTGGGATCAATGGCGCCCAACTCGCCCAAACACTTAGCCGATGACAACTGCAAATTTGTGTCCTCGTGCTTGCAGCCAGCCACCAAGGCATCGACCAGATTCTCAATTAGCGGATCGACAAGCATCTCGCTCAACACCATATGATTGATGTCGGCGCGATGTGCCGCCACGAAGTTACGCAAATACGTGAGACCATAAATACGAACTTGTGAATTCTCATTGGTAATTTGCCGATAAAGAAATTCGAACTTTTCTAACAATGTCGAGCGCTCACTTTTCAGTATCTCTGTTTGGCGTGCAACGCAATGACTTATGGTTGGTGCTACACCCTTGAGTTGCTCGACAAAATACAAATCGGGAATGTAAGCACCGAGCAAACTGTCATTCTTCAGTATCACAAACTCATAAATGGCATTCACCTCAGATTCGCTGTGCGCCAATAACGGTTGTAGCGAAGCCACGATGCGACTCAGTGACGGCCCCAACTCTTCAATGTTCACAATGTGTAAAAAGATATTCCAAACCTTTAAGCAAATAGACTGCAGGTGACGATCCTGCAGCGACAGCACAAAGCTCAACATGGCAATGATTTTAAAACGGAACTGTGTGACATGCTTGGCGCCCACAAAACGCAGTATCTGCCCCAGACTATAGAGCGCTTCCTCCTTAAGTGGTTTCTCGAACGTGGGTTCGGCAAGACACGTCTCGAAGTAGGTGATCACGCCTAGAAACCGATCGGCGATGAACTTTGCAAAATCACCGGTGTTGCCGCTTTGTGTTCTCGCAATTTTCGAAGACTTGCTACTTGAAGCTTCGCTTGAGCTGCCGCTGCCCCCATCGTTGAATAGCAGACACTGAAACGCCTTCATCACAAACTGCGGATTGCGGTTGAAGTAGATGAGGAACTCCGAGACCGTTTGCTgcgtgaaatttaaaattattttacactGGAGGCATATGTTTCTgtagaataatattaaaaagtaaaaccTACCTTCACATCTGTATTCATTAATTTCTTCAAACTGAATTCAGTGCATCTAACAATCAATTCAATGCACTTGTTCCCCACTTCCGCCTCTTCCGTTAGAtagatgtgtgtgtatatgcgcAGAAACGAAGCGACGAAAATCGTAGAGATCGGCTTCCGTGTCACTTTTGAAATGCAAACGATGAGTCCTTTGCACAACGGCTCCTTTACACAGTAAGGCAGAATCATCGTTGTCAGAAGACGGTAGTAACGGCAGATAAACTCTTGCACGCACGAGAAACCCAGCATTTTAGTAAACTGTTGGAAGAAGCATAAAGATGTGTTACACACTAAATTTTCAGCTAGTATAACAAACTTACAGCTTTGAGTGAGCGTGTCAGCCGCACGCCGTTCTTCAGGAATATCTGCACTGCCAACTGCACCACCAGTGTGAGCGCATCACGTTTGTACCAATTCCACAACCGCACCGGTTGCAAGCCATGTTTGGCGCACATTTCGGTTGCGCACAGCACAGCCTCCTGCACGACCTCCGATTGCGGGTGCAGCAGATAAAAGAAGGTCAATTTGAATAGATGAAAAAGCCATATTTCACTTATGTCGCTGTGCGCACAGCAGGTAAGGAGTTCTAGCAACTTGAGCTGAGTCTGGCGTTGTGAGGCGGGCGTTGACACGGAAGAGGACGAGCTCGAGGAAGACGCTGCTGTAACTGTGGCTTGTGTTTGCAGAGACTTCAGTATTTGCTGCAGCAGAAATTTGGCGAATTTCATGAGAAGTTGCTCATCTCCGGCAGCAATCAATTTTGGCACTAGTGTGTGTAATATCTCAAGATTCAGTTTAGAGATATCCTGCACCCTCTGCAACACACTGAATAAATCGTCGGCGCTAATGCGTGAAAAGTGCAGATGACGACCAATCGGTGTAAATTCAGCGACTTTTTGTGTGAGCAAAGTTTCGCATAATTTGCGACGCACCGCCGCCGGCAACAGCGGAAGCGGTTTCTGCGCTTTCACAAGAGTTTTA
This genomic interval carries:
- the LOC105215548 gene encoding serine/threonine-protein kinase ATR, with amino-acid sequence MSTRRKDIWKLLYNLVSRDGTDLNDVFAFVDDILCREPSLIRPSLRELNNRFQDTFVLWIINKFINGLSDTNVNCNTNSFSTEGMRGRNIELQEKILHSCLVNRALLFERLVAAYIRAIEQLTNGLQLLDEQQQTNQDGGEFEQYLEVTAFFSEDLCLREIDADFSFKPIRVSYQQVDERVRSLLQVLHNAALIGYSLFPQIFAESLLSVLQVVRECDLTTKLLALRYCQRIFELAGQCTEILEHYGQLTMQGLALIWGQVPLWLHARCIRLEELDGFKDVSIAILRVLKGFSNDLQWTRRASTMLALSILYNCAELEPKAQHKNEAKNLDDLMREIVEFIIQLPLEEGEEDVIVEDAEKLMALSEKNVNVLLLLSVILARADDKSEKRLRVLKFFKERIFDTLNMLEIKTDSLKRLKYWMQALIYAEHRLCQRKQLNALRKSTVEQVVQANYYSSINLFATLVDNEYTSQLDRVISRYHDNSFLTDLKNFELSSLYVDICALLMNSISLRGAIEVKTQLILLQRISNSIEAATQERRPSCNLQAAAFESFRVLSTLHIDGPVELTNHLRKLFEGILSRIFNANPILESAELLMKFRKTFCEHFHTLIACGWLTFERVLREFVVAVADTPSILMDMLRNSYCPGAGAGTCHLFLKVSPLPTTHADLQHYIIVCQLCNENVCATATHVEAYIRSNKVILLECKSQNKTLVKAQKPLPLLPAAVRRKLCETLLTQKVAEFTPIGRHLHFSRISADDLFSVLQRVQDISKLNLEILHTLVPKLIAAGDEQLLMKFAKFLLQQILKSLQTQATVTAASSSSSSSSVSTPASQRQTQLKLLELLTCCAHSDISEIWLFHLFKLTFFYLLHPQSEVVQEAVLCATEMCAKHGLQPVRLWNWYKRDALTLVVQLAVQIFLKNGVRLTRSLKAFTKMLGFSCVQEFICRYYRLLTTMILPYCVKEPLCKGLIVCISKVTRKPISTIFVASFLRIYTHIYLTEEAEVGNKCIELIVRCTEFSLKKLMNTDVKQTVSEFLIYFNRNPQFVMKAFQCLLFNDGGSGSSSEASSSKSSKIARTQSGNTGDFAKFIADRFLGVITYFETCLAEPTFEKPLKEEALYSLGQILRFVGAKHVTQFRFKIIAMLSFVLSLQDRHLQSICLKVWNIFLHIVNIEELGPSLSRIVASLQPLLAHSESEVNAIYEFVILKNDSLLGAYIPDLYFVEQLKGVAPTISHCVARQTEILKSERSTLLEKFEFLYRQITNENSQVRIYGLTYLRNFVAAHRADINHMVLSEMLVDPLIENLVDALVAGCKHEDTNLQLSSAKCLGELGAIDPSYITTNHTFEQRDELPLSVHTDGFAIMALSELCRAYQFQKDTKYVDNFSLAIQETLAVCGVSPCENKKLNVWEALPARMRQVMEPLLTSCYTNSRRESTCADHPIFNSSYCRSYADWAFNWSARLIDFVQADETKHLLNSYKPSIKRDNNTLITFFPYILLHALQDGNESQRQKMYEEFEAVFSFSSAGIVEQPVYEASGLKEFVSAKYATDLSTAGESAQRTRNGQTAQYDGLEHIGRTCTKLCSEQIDFLQRWVREWQRINSVGGKVNEADKNYKCVRDFLQRFNKLLIAKANYHSDEYARALMYLEAYIEETDTHQRLQEQISFLIEIHGELLDADSVEGAVYVKKTSLSLDEEIMVNRIVDRPQELQTCYEQLMCSDEPISQEHIKGMINCYLRMDTPETALLITDGLWQKLTDHYTDDYFKECKSELLWRLGRYDELQELLEDSVVRRKTSNWNIQCAEAFLLYRKPIVDMPSKEQATELSDFTQHLDEIRRNVLATMRSCSVINHKSYPYSYEDVVKLHLLNEMEKNKQLTHEVIDCYGDAAKATHCLTNVREFFTDWDRRLCVLQPVVRVMEPILCFRRNLLVESKRLLSAASPNTQPKTLSQNVVDTIDAEIGKLWLRSVQMYREAGSLQQAQLCIMKAAEYAPKTLFIEKAKLLWQKGDQAHAFKLLEEQLERMETQCERNVRTLSAGDRALYAEAKYLQATYSAESMNSCAELNLRYFREAILGNHNSEKCYVQLAQYMEKIYESFSAEQQQGDTGRKLLLDIMVNYAKSLKSGCENVYQSLPRLLSLWLDYTSRCASVCEATSSDPALATKATYMQEVAKKMNELLNNCANALPTAIFYTAFSQLLSRICHPSADVFAVLRTIVIKLLEHFPQQSLWMLLPILKSAQTNRVKRCKLIFTDARLAKPQFQKQLNDFNILAERLIELTNKDVAHDRTYELSALVKQLPKLFEDPKFSNILLPFEKYMQASFPLTSGTSSLDLNLSLGNLERTSSSSSSSSLSSTSTSPSSVPANPFPYQQIYISGIKEEITVLRSAAKPKKITIQCSDGKCYEVMVKPKDDLRKDFRLMEFNGLVKRFLHQDSQARHRCLRIRTYAAIPFNEECGLVEWLPKLNSFRAICNSVYRMRGLGLPDRMLRQCALPRTDPIEKKRSVFLDTLLPAHPPVFQEWLRRRFSTPNSWYEARCAYVKTVAVMSMVGYILGLGDRHGENLLFDETTGDAVHVDFNCLFNQGELFAYPELVPFRLTHNMVYAMGPLGVEGLYRRCCEITIRVLKKQSKTLMSVLRPFVYDLVALNRSFSGKTKPSLELTDPKALMDVRRIEERLQGYVKRTQANSMPLSTEGQVNFLIAEATSIDNLAAMYIGWGSYI